A genomic stretch from Calditerrivibrio sp. includes:
- a CDS encoding NAD-dependent epimerase/dehydratase family protein, with protein sequence MNVYEKRVKLVEDYLGVVNFDSDLISFYEGRNILVTGGAGAIGSNLIIALSKLVGAKGKIVVLDNLSSIKIKDPWNVTPLPNIMFVLGDVRNDVDLKRVFKEDISIVFHLAAFFANQNSVDYPEISAEVDIIGQIKLLEYARLGKVEKFIYASSGCAIYGSYPQLPLKEDFISMHLTTPYQINKMTGEMYCNFYLHHYGLPIVNCRFFNSYGPGEVPGQYRNVIPNFIYWSMKGFPLPITGTGEETRDFTYVLDLVQGLVKAGYYEKAIGENFNLAAGREISIKDMAQLVIETTGNRSGLIFKERRKWDTKPRLLASISKAEELINYKPIIDFKDGFNKNIEWFKDNWDKIELLADFPPGMNSAVR encoded by the coding sequence ATGAATGTATATGAAAAACGTGTAAAGTTAGTTGAAGATTACTTAGGGGTAGTTAATTTTGATAGTGACTTAATAAGTTTCTATGAAGGTAGAAATATATTAGTGACTGGGGGAGCTGGTGCCATAGGGAGCAACCTTATAATTGCATTGTCGAAATTAGTAGGAGCTAAAGGTAAGATAGTTGTTTTAGATAATCTCTCTTCCATCAAGATAAAAGACCCATGGAATGTAACACCGTTACCCAATATTATGTTTGTTTTAGGAGATGTGAGAAATGATGTGGATTTGAAAAGAGTTTTTAAAGAAGACATATCTATTGTTTTCCATTTGGCAGCATTTTTTGCTAATCAAAATTCTGTGGATTACCCTGAGATCTCGGCTGAAGTAGATATTATAGGCCAGATAAAGCTTTTGGAGTATGCACGTTTAGGTAAAGTTGAAAAATTTATATATGCTTCAAGTGGTTGTGCAATTTATGGATCATACCCTCAATTACCGTTAAAAGAAGATTTTATCTCAATGCACTTAACAACCCCCTATCAAATCAATAAGATGACAGGTGAGATGTATTGTAATTTCTATCTACATCATTATGGACTGCCTATTGTGAACTGCAGATTTTTTAACTCCTATGGTCCTGGTGAAGTTCCGGGGCAGTATAGGAATGTAATACCTAACTTTATCTATTGGTCAATGAAAGGGTTTCCGTTACCGATTACTGGTACTGGAGAGGAAACGAGGGATTTTACTTATGTGCTTGATCTTGTTCAGGGATTGGTAAAAGCTGGATACTATGAAAAAGCTATAGGTGAGAATTTTAACCTTGCAGCTGGTAGAGAAATTTCGATTAAAGATATGGCACAACTTGTAATTGAGACAACAGGAAACAGGTCTGGTCTAATTTTTAAAGAGAGAAGAAAATGGGATACTAAACCAAGGCTCTTAGCATCTATAAGTAAAGCTGAAGAATTAATAAATTACAAGCCGATAATAGATTTTAAGGATGGTTTCAATAAGAATATTGAGTGGTTTAAGGATAATTGGGACAAAATTGAATTGTTGGCAGATTTTCCACCTGGTATGAATAGTGCGGTCAGATAA
- a CDS encoding glycosyltransferase family 4 protein has protein sequence MKILLITDSYPPEIRSASHLMQELAEGLRDRGFDIYVATSYPQYNLSESEKNKFYPEFTLENDIKIIRIKTLPHHKVNFIIRGISQLSMPSIFSWRIKKYVKEVDVIIVYSPPLTLANLGSKLSRFYKAKFILNVQDIFPQNAIDLGILTNPFLIRFFERMERDAYENAHLVFVHSEGNLEFLKQKHHDLKDKFIVLHNWVDTNEFNGVTRTGGFRKLYGLENKFIILFAGVIGPSQGLGFVVDLAESLKELDNLVFLFVGDGMERKYLEEKVRVKKLKNVIFKDFVSKAKYPELVKDVDVGLVSLTNRNKTPVVPGKILGYMAAGIPILAFLNKESDGHLIIKNAKCGLSCEYGDIDEAVKITKELYYSNELGILGRNGYDYVREHFDKEKCIDELIKRF, from the coding sequence ATGAAAATTCTTTTAATTACGGATTCCTATCCTCCAGAGATTAGATCAGCATCCCATTTGATGCAAGAATTGGCAGAGGGGTTAAGAGACAGAGGATTTGATATATATGTTGCAACATCATACCCTCAGTATAATCTCTCTGAGAGCGAAAAAAATAAATTTTATCCAGAGTTTACTTTGGAAAATGATATAAAAATCATACGTATTAAGACACTACCCCACCATAAGGTAAACTTCATAATCAGGGGAATATCCCAACTAAGCATGCCATCTATTTTCAGTTGGAGAATAAAAAAATATGTAAAAGAAGTAGATGTAATTATAGTATATAGTCCTCCTTTAACATTGGCTAATTTAGGCAGTAAATTGAGTAGATTTTATAAAGCTAAGTTTATTCTTAATGTTCAGGATATTTTCCCTCAAAATGCAATCGACTTGGGGATTCTGACAAATCCTTTTTTGATCAGATTTTTTGAAAGAATGGAAAGGGATGCTTATGAAAATGCCCATTTAGTATTTGTTCACTCGGAAGGGAATCTCGAATTTTTGAAGCAGAAACATCATGACTTAAAAGATAAATTTATAGTTTTACACAACTGGGTTGATACAAATGAGTTTAATGGAGTGACAAGAACAGGGGGTTTTAGAAAACTGTACGGTTTAGAAAATAAATTTATAATTTTATTTGCAGGAGTTATTGGCCCATCCCAGGGGCTTGGGTTTGTAGTGGATTTAGCAGAGAGCTTAAAAGAGTTGGACAATTTGGTATTCCTTTTTGTTGGCGATGGGATGGAGAGAAAATATTTAGAGGAAAAAGTAAGAGTAAAAAAATTAAAGAATGTAATATTCAAAGATTTTGTCTCAAAAGCAAAATACCCCGAGTTGGTAAAAGATGTGGATGTGGGCCTTGTTTCTTTGACAAATAGGAATAAAACACCTGTTGTTCCGGGTAAAATTTTAGGATATATGGCAGCTGGTATACCTATTTTGGCATTTTTAAACAAAGAAAGCGATGGTCACTTGATAATAAAAAATGCTAAATGTGGTCTATCATGCGAGTATGGTGATATTGATGAGGCGGTAAAAATTACAAAGGAACTGTATTATTCAAATGAGTTGGGAATCTTGGGGAGAAATGGGTATGACTATGTAAGAGAACATTTTGACAAAGAGAAATGTATTGATGAATTGATAAAGAGATTTTAA